From Podospora bellae-mahoneyi strain CBS 112042 chromosome 3, whole genome shotgun sequence, the proteins below share one genomic window:
- a CDS encoding hypothetical protein (antiSMASH:Cluster_2; COG:S; EggNog:ENOG502SEZR) translates to MISSKIVSFLAAALGAGSPFASAIPALEKRQRAPGASITYYKDENFQGDKQFFDKDRKDMQCYNLPSDWQNTISSYTNHNQVDWCCRWWTELDCPEKSEPLSSQTADALGAGKWNDAIKSYRCEANAEDFYYNPRPVAERDAEPALPELEVKAQDNEGYGSVTFCKDPLFQGECSSFGPADKTLPLGSCVNFADEWKDAIDSFRNDDNSTCCSWFTGLDCDDNRFQATVATNITDTYFHDRIKAITCWDVADIVSCMRDDSPAK, encoded by the exons ATGATCTCTTCCAAGAtcgtctccttcctcgcTGCCGCCCTCGGCGCTGGCTCTCCCTTTGCTTCAGCTATCCCCGCTCTCGAGAAGAGACAGCGTGCTCCTGGCGCCAGCATCACATACTACAAGGATGAGAATTTCCAGGGCGACAAGCAGTTCTTTGACAAAGACCGCAAGGATATGCAGTGTT ACAACCTTCCCAGTGACTGGCAAAACACCATCAGCTCCTACACCAACCACAATCAGGTGGACTGGTGCTGTAGATGGTGGAC TGAGCTCGACTGTCCCGAGAAGTCGGAGCCCTTGAGCTCCCAGACGGCCGACGCGCTGGGTGCCGGCAAGTGGAATGATGCAATCAAGTCGTATCGATGCGAAGCCAACGCCGAAGACTTCTACTACAACCCTCGTCCTGTGGCGGAGCGTGATGCCGAGCCTGCCCTGCCTGAGCTGGAGGTGAAGGCTCAGGACAACGAGGGCTATGGCAGCGTCACCTTCTGCAAGGACCCCCTGTTCCAGGGCGAATGTTCCAGCTTTGGTCCCGCTGACAAGACTTTGCCTCTCGGCTCCTGTG TCAACTTTGCCGATGAGTGGAAGGATGCCATCGATTCGTTCAGAAACGATGATAACAgcacctgctgctcctggTTCAC TGGGCTTGACTGTGATGACAACCGTTTCCAGGCCACAGTTGCCACCAACATTACCGACACATACTTCCACGACCGCATCAAGGCAATCACATGCTGGGATGTCGCGGATATCGTGAGTTGCATGCGCGATGACTCGCCTGCCAAATAG